One Spiroplasma endosymbiont of Nebria brevicollis DNA window includes the following coding sequences:
- a CDS encoding Pr6Pr family membrane protein — MGRISHWNYIGYTLSWLSFFTTQTNVLVLVWFFIAIIKHLQEGKIKLLQSYFSLSVTVYITVTCLVYNFLLLPMALLNNSNSMGLTSWQWLSQLILHTFVPILAVVYIIIFAKHSQLIPTKMFYKQKLGLFFIYPVIYLTLWNCKRIIMWI; from the coding sequence ATGGGAAGAATTAGCCATTGAAATTATATTGGCTATACATTGTCATGATTATCATTTTTTACAACTCAAACCAATGTTTTAGTTTTAGTTTGATTTTTTATTGCTATAATAAAACATCTTCAAGAGGGAAAAATTAAACTATTACAATCATATTTTTCGTTATCAGTGACAGTTTATATTACAGTCACTTGTTTAGTGTATAATTTTTTATTATTGCCAATGGCATTATTAAATAATAGTAATAGTATGGGTTTAACTAGTTGACAGTGGCTATCACAACTTATTTTGCATACTTTTGTGCCAATTTTAGCAGTAGTATATATTATTATTTTTGCCAAACATTCTCAGTTAATTCCAACGAAAATGTTTTACAAACAAAAACTAGGATTATTTTTTATTTATCCTGTTATCTATCTTACTTTATGGAATTGCAAAAGGATTATTATGTGAATATAG
- the rpmF gene encoding 50S ribosomal protein L32: MAVPARRTSKMRKNTRRAHDGLTVTTTTNCLNCGSVTKPHHACMKCMTYKGVPITNPLKQAPVVQVENKK, encoded by the coding sequence ATGGCTGTACCAGCAAGAAGAACGTCTAAAATGCGTAAGAATACTCGTCGTGCTCACGATGGACTAACTGTAACAACAACAACTAACTGCTTAAATTGTGGTTCAGTAACTAAACCACACCATGCCTGTATGAAATGTATGACATATAAAGGTGTACCAATTACTAACCCATTAAAACAAGCACCAGTGGTTCAAGTTGAAAACAAAAAATAA